A window of Pomacea canaliculata isolate SZHN2017 linkage group LG3, ASM307304v1, whole genome shotgun sequence contains these coding sequences:
- the LOC112560221 gene encoding uncharacterized protein LOC112560221 isoform X2, whose product MADKSKNGTMEDTTGPVANATVGAQAAMDSCNKRRSVAAVFTSQASNISQGNTKAHCSSMKPPIGRRHSISGSKRALSKIEIQTSCKKVPNKENSNTFIKDHTKKVDFTDKLDIKESRSEKQLKDDQEKEEEIIDKTEDLILDTPNICEQKQIVNCALKLYSSSTTPTSKKRRISMYRPSDLVVSFPRDSISGETLKLHLISPTIAENPLAINSANNGPKGNEPVALTENVHIESETGSQQENAHCKLVKSSRSTSASQQCSTDSSVLLSKAAVTNAPKIGSCKTPRFSYSAQFLKSKRRSVPTTLAHGQTSGVKLQSHQGLQAPNFCHLQKSVAEKTPSRSILKRRSYFWGEVKSHTDSGDSVPTDSKDQALYSEAKQDDGLPASRWQDGKVEACDQQHVGKSSSHVTFASDVESKKNSSTFRKTPLTIRDHRNADPVRMRHISCFLSQNPKEETRLRLQLKPSMTVKQLSEQEDALVEEELRTNLLEKFESRDSVDLSLYNFSSSPLIGASHEDKTKDDNDELKKETDVIAEMGEMGKDKEVHVEKAVQEMNLEENDRDSDEKSESPGVDKGREEMSDSTDINDLSRLDVDFDKCLAAVEEGLLSSTDAIEWLDAVADSFCNVKHSVKWYQCRVAALRMSGDTDRLLATFEEAIINDVQTRVKLASLVTETMKKLLSSGRSLKKGRYSVATPNCLGGSTSKRRSTFHHVPLEEVQQENVFESTTVKYSVVEVTPFKKRRRLTEEGDRLVSVITPVRRSARLIAAQTKSVSEKRPPRYQKVYSTLKDIPKQEKECMLFQPNKALNPILSSADNSCLDQDEEIKSQEG is encoded by the exons GCCAGTAGCAAATGCCACAGTAGGTGCCCAAGCTGCTATGGACTCCTGCAACAAGAGACGGTCAGTAGCAGCAGTCTTCACTTCTCAAGCATCCAATATTTCTCAAGGTAATACAAAGGCCCATTGCTCAAGCATGAAACCACCTATAGGAAGACGACACAGTATTTCTGGATCAAAGCGGGCACTTAgtaaaatagaaatacaaacatcTTGCAAAAAAGTTCCtaataaagaaaattcaaatacTTTCATAAAAGATCACACAAAGAAGGTTGACTTCACTGACAAGCTTGATATCAAAGAGAGCAGGTCAGAAAAACAGTTGAAGGATGatcaagagaaggaagaagaaataattgaCAAAACGGAAGATCTTATATTGGATACACCTAATATCTGTGAGCAGAAACAGATTGTTAACTGTGCATTGAAGCTATATTCATCTTCAACAACtccaacatcaaagaaaagacGAATTTCCATGTACCGTCCATCTGATCTTGTGGTCAGTTTTCCAAGGGATTCCATCAGTGGGGAGACATTAAAACTTCATCTAATCTCACCTACAATAGCTGAAAATCCATTGGCAATCAACTCTGCAAACAATGGTCCTAAAGGTAATGAACCAGTTGCTTTGACGGAAAATGTACACATTGAATCAGAAACTGGCTCACAGCAAGAAAATGCACATTGTAAACTTGTGAAGAGTAGCAGATCAACAAGCGCATCCCAGCAGTGTAGCACCGATTCTTCTGTTTTGCTCAGTAAGGCTGCTGTTACCAATGCGCCCAAAATAGGATCCTGTAAGACACCCAGGTTCAGCTATAGTGCACAGTTTTTAAAGTCTAAGAGACGGTCTGTACCGACTACTCTTGCACATGGTCAGACCTCTGGAGTAAAGTTGCAGAGTCACCAAGGCCTTCAAGCACCGAATTTCTGTCATCTTCAGAAGTCTGTCGCAGAGAAGACACCAAGCAGAAGCATTCTCAAGCGTCGGTCATATTTCTGGGGAGAAGTGAAGTCTCATACTGACAGTGGAGATTCAGTTCCCACAGACTCCAAGGATCAAGCATTGTACTCTGAAGCCAAGCAAGATGATGGCCTCCCAGCATCCAGATGGCAAGATGGGAAGGTGGAGGCATGTGACCAGCAGCATGTGGGGAAAAGTTCCAGCCATGTGACCTTTGCATCAGATGTAGAGTCAAAGAAAAACAGCTCAACTTTCAGGAAAACTCCACTAACCATCAGAGATCATAGAAATGCTGATCCAGTCAG AATGAGACACATTAGCTGCTTCCTGTCCCAAAACCCCAAAGAGGAGACGAGGCTACGACTGCAACTTAAACCTTCCATGACAGTGAAACAGCTATCTGAGCAG GAGGATGCTCTAGTGGAAGAGGAGTTGAGAACAAATCTGCTGGAGAAGTTTGAATCACGGGATTCAGTAGACTTGTCTCTATACAATTTCAGCTCTTCGCCACTTATTGGTGCTTCTcatgaagacaaaacaaaagatgataatgatgagcTTAAAAAGGAAACTGATGTTATAGCAGAAATGGGAGAGATGGGAAAAGACAAGGAAGTTCATGTTGAAAAAGCTGTGCAGGAAATGAACTTAGAGGAGAATGACAGAGACAGTGATGAGAAATCGGAGTCTCCTGGAGTTGACAAGGGCAGAGAGGAAATGTCAGATAGCACAGACATCAACGACCTCAGTCGTCTGGACGTTGACTTTGACAAATGTCTGGCTGCTGTTGAAGAG GGCTTACTTTCTAGCACTGATGCAATAGAATGGCTGGATGCTGTGGCTGACTCCTTTTGTAATGTGAAGCACAGTGTCAAGTGGTATCAATGCAGAGTTGCTGCTCTGCGAATGTCTGGTGACACTGACAGGCTCTTGGCAACTTTTGAAGAGGCAATCATCAATGATGTCCAG ACTAGAGTGAAACTGGCATCATTAGTGACAGAAACCATGAAGAAGTTGTTGAGTTCTGGGAGGAGTCTGAAGAAAGGACGTTACTCAGTGGCAACACCTAATTGTTTAGGTGGCAGCACCAGCAAAAGGCGATCAACATTTCACCACGTTCCGCTGGAAGAAGTCCAGCAGGAAAATGTCTTTGAGTCAACCACTGTAAAGTACTCAGTGGTAGAAGTCACACCATTTAAAAAGAG GCGCCGATTGACAGAAGAAGGTGACCGCCTGGTATCTGTCATCACCCCTGTCCGTCGATCAGCTCGGCTGATTGCAGCACAAACCAAATCTGTCAGTGAAAAGCGACCACCAAGATATCAAAAGGTTTACTCAACCCTCAAAGACATTCCCAAGCAGGAGAAAGAATGTATGTTGTTCCAGCCAAACAAAGCATTAAACCCAATACTTAGTAGTGCAGACAACAGCTGCCTTGACCAGGACGAAGAGATAAAGTCCCAAGAAGGTTAA
- the LOC112560221 gene encoding uncharacterized protein LOC112560221 isoform X1, whose translation MADKSKNGTMEDTTGPVANATVGAQAAMDSCNKRRSVAAVFTSQASNISQGNTKAHCSSMKPPIGRRHSISGSKRALSKIEIQTSCKKVPNKENSNTFIKDHTKKVDFTDKLDIKESRSEKQLKDDQEKEEEIIDKTEDLILDTPNICEQKQIVNCALKLYSSSTTPTSKKRRISMYRPSDLVVSFPRDSISGETLKLHLISPTIAENPLAINSANNGPKGNEPVALTENVHIESETGSQQENAHCKLVKSSRSTSASQQCSTDSSVLLSKAAVTNAPKIGSCKTPRFSYSAQFLKSKRRSVPTTLAHGQTSGVKLQSHQGLQAPNFCHLQKSVAEKTPSRSILKRRSYFWGEVKSHTDSGDSVPTDSKDQALYSEAKQDDGLPASRWQDGKVEACDQQHVGKSSSHVTFASDVESKKNSSTFRKTPLTIRDHRNADPVRHKPNEWMACKHHTHRMRHISCFLSQNPKEETRLRLQLKPSMTVKQLSEQEDALVEEELRTNLLEKFESRDSVDLSLYNFSSSPLIGASHEDKTKDDNDELKKETDVIAEMGEMGKDKEVHVEKAVQEMNLEENDRDSDEKSESPGVDKGREEMSDSTDINDLSRLDVDFDKCLAAVEEGLLSSTDAIEWLDAVADSFCNVKHSVKWYQCRVAALRMSGDTDRLLATFEEAIINDVQTRVKLASLVTETMKKLLSSGRSLKKGRYSVATPNCLGGSTSKRRSTFHHVPLEEVQQENVFESTTVKYSVVEVTPFKKRRRLTEEGDRLVSVITPVRRSARLIAAQTKSVSEKRPPRYQKVYSTLKDIPKQEKECMLFQPNKALNPILSSADNSCLDQDEEIKSQEG comes from the exons GCCAGTAGCAAATGCCACAGTAGGTGCCCAAGCTGCTATGGACTCCTGCAACAAGAGACGGTCAGTAGCAGCAGTCTTCACTTCTCAAGCATCCAATATTTCTCAAGGTAATACAAAGGCCCATTGCTCAAGCATGAAACCACCTATAGGAAGACGACACAGTATTTCTGGATCAAAGCGGGCACTTAgtaaaatagaaatacaaacatcTTGCAAAAAAGTTCCtaataaagaaaattcaaatacTTTCATAAAAGATCACACAAAGAAGGTTGACTTCACTGACAAGCTTGATATCAAAGAGAGCAGGTCAGAAAAACAGTTGAAGGATGatcaagagaaggaagaagaaataattgaCAAAACGGAAGATCTTATATTGGATACACCTAATATCTGTGAGCAGAAACAGATTGTTAACTGTGCATTGAAGCTATATTCATCTTCAACAACtccaacatcaaagaaaagacGAATTTCCATGTACCGTCCATCTGATCTTGTGGTCAGTTTTCCAAGGGATTCCATCAGTGGGGAGACATTAAAACTTCATCTAATCTCACCTACAATAGCTGAAAATCCATTGGCAATCAACTCTGCAAACAATGGTCCTAAAGGTAATGAACCAGTTGCTTTGACGGAAAATGTACACATTGAATCAGAAACTGGCTCACAGCAAGAAAATGCACATTGTAAACTTGTGAAGAGTAGCAGATCAACAAGCGCATCCCAGCAGTGTAGCACCGATTCTTCTGTTTTGCTCAGTAAGGCTGCTGTTACCAATGCGCCCAAAATAGGATCCTGTAAGACACCCAGGTTCAGCTATAGTGCACAGTTTTTAAAGTCTAAGAGACGGTCTGTACCGACTACTCTTGCACATGGTCAGACCTCTGGAGTAAAGTTGCAGAGTCACCAAGGCCTTCAAGCACCGAATTTCTGTCATCTTCAGAAGTCTGTCGCAGAGAAGACACCAAGCAGAAGCATTCTCAAGCGTCGGTCATATTTCTGGGGAGAAGTGAAGTCTCATACTGACAGTGGAGATTCAGTTCCCACAGACTCCAAGGATCAAGCATTGTACTCTGAAGCCAAGCAAGATGATGGCCTCCCAGCATCCAGATGGCAAGATGGGAAGGTGGAGGCATGTGACCAGCAGCATGTGGGGAAAAGTTCCAGCCATGTGACCTTTGCATCAGATGTAGAGTCAAAGAAAAACAGCTCAACTTTCAGGAAAACTCCACTAACCATCAGAGATCATAGAAATGCTGATCCAGTCAG ACATAAACCTAATGAGTGGATGGCATGCAAACATCATACCCACAGAATGAGACACATTAGCTGCTTCCTGTCCCAAAACCCCAAAGAGGAGACGAGGCTACGACTGCAACTTAAACCTTCCATGACAGTGAAACAGCTATCTGAGCAG GAGGATGCTCTAGTGGAAGAGGAGTTGAGAACAAATCTGCTGGAGAAGTTTGAATCACGGGATTCAGTAGACTTGTCTCTATACAATTTCAGCTCTTCGCCACTTATTGGTGCTTCTcatgaagacaaaacaaaagatgataatgatgagcTTAAAAAGGAAACTGATGTTATAGCAGAAATGGGAGAGATGGGAAAAGACAAGGAAGTTCATGTTGAAAAAGCTGTGCAGGAAATGAACTTAGAGGAGAATGACAGAGACAGTGATGAGAAATCGGAGTCTCCTGGAGTTGACAAGGGCAGAGAGGAAATGTCAGATAGCACAGACATCAACGACCTCAGTCGTCTGGACGTTGACTTTGACAAATGTCTGGCTGCTGTTGAAGAG GGCTTACTTTCTAGCACTGATGCAATAGAATGGCTGGATGCTGTGGCTGACTCCTTTTGTAATGTGAAGCACAGTGTCAAGTGGTATCAATGCAGAGTTGCTGCTCTGCGAATGTCTGGTGACACTGACAGGCTCTTGGCAACTTTTGAAGAGGCAATCATCAATGATGTCCAG ACTAGAGTGAAACTGGCATCATTAGTGACAGAAACCATGAAGAAGTTGTTGAGTTCTGGGAGGAGTCTGAAGAAAGGACGTTACTCAGTGGCAACACCTAATTGTTTAGGTGGCAGCACCAGCAAAAGGCGATCAACATTTCACCACGTTCCGCTGGAAGAAGTCCAGCAGGAAAATGTCTTTGAGTCAACCACTGTAAAGTACTCAGTGGTAGAAGTCACACCATTTAAAAAGAG GCGCCGATTGACAGAAGAAGGTGACCGCCTGGTATCTGTCATCACCCCTGTCCGTCGATCAGCTCGGCTGATTGCAGCACAAACCAAATCTGTCAGTGAAAAGCGACCACCAAGATATCAAAAGGTTTACTCAACCCTCAAAGACATTCCCAAGCAGGAGAAAGAATGTATGTTGTTCCAGCCAAACAAAGCATTAAACCCAATACTTAGTAGTGCAGACAACAGCTGCCTTGACCAGGACGAAGAGATAAAGTCCCAAGAAGGTTAA
- the LOC112560221 gene encoding uncharacterized protein LOC112560221 isoform X3 has product MDSCNKRRSVAAVFTSQASNISQGNTKAHCSSMKPPIGRRHSISGSKRALSKIEIQTSCKKVPNKENSNTFIKDHTKKVDFTDKLDIKESRSEKQLKDDQEKEEEIIDKTEDLILDTPNICEQKQIVNCALKLYSSSTTPTSKKRRISMYRPSDLVVSFPRDSISGETLKLHLISPTIAENPLAINSANNGPKGNEPVALTENVHIESETGSQQENAHCKLVKSSRSTSASQQCSTDSSVLLSKAAVTNAPKIGSCKTPRFSYSAQFLKSKRRSVPTTLAHGQTSGVKLQSHQGLQAPNFCHLQKSVAEKTPSRSILKRRSYFWGEVKSHTDSGDSVPTDSKDQALYSEAKQDDGLPASRWQDGKVEACDQQHVGKSSSHVTFASDVESKKNSSTFRKTPLTIRDHRNADPVRHKPNEWMACKHHTHRMRHISCFLSQNPKEETRLRLQLKPSMTVKQLSEQEDALVEEELRTNLLEKFESRDSVDLSLYNFSSSPLIGASHEDKTKDDNDELKKETDVIAEMGEMGKDKEVHVEKAVQEMNLEENDRDSDEKSESPGVDKGREEMSDSTDINDLSRLDVDFDKCLAAVEEGLLSSTDAIEWLDAVADSFCNVKHSVKWYQCRVAALRMSGDTDRLLATFEEAIINDVQTRVKLASLVTETMKKLLSSGRSLKKGRYSVATPNCLGGSTSKRRSTFHHVPLEEVQQENVFESTTVKYSVVEVTPFKKRRRLTEEGDRLVSVITPVRRSARLIAAQTKSVSEKRPPRYQKVYSTLKDIPKQEKECMLFQPNKALNPILSSADNSCLDQDEEIKSQEG; this is encoded by the exons ATGGACTCCTGCAACAAGAGACGGTCAGTAGCAGCAGTCTTCACTTCTCAAGCATCCAATATTTCTCAAGGTAATACAAAGGCCCATTGCTCAAGCATGAAACCACCTATAGGAAGACGACACAGTATTTCTGGATCAAAGCGGGCACTTAgtaaaatagaaatacaaacatcTTGCAAAAAAGTTCCtaataaagaaaattcaaatacTTTCATAAAAGATCACACAAAGAAGGTTGACTTCACTGACAAGCTTGATATCAAAGAGAGCAGGTCAGAAAAACAGTTGAAGGATGatcaagagaaggaagaagaaataattgaCAAAACGGAAGATCTTATATTGGATACACCTAATATCTGTGAGCAGAAACAGATTGTTAACTGTGCATTGAAGCTATATTCATCTTCAACAACtccaacatcaaagaaaagacGAATTTCCATGTACCGTCCATCTGATCTTGTGGTCAGTTTTCCAAGGGATTCCATCAGTGGGGAGACATTAAAACTTCATCTAATCTCACCTACAATAGCTGAAAATCCATTGGCAATCAACTCTGCAAACAATGGTCCTAAAGGTAATGAACCAGTTGCTTTGACGGAAAATGTACACATTGAATCAGAAACTGGCTCACAGCAAGAAAATGCACATTGTAAACTTGTGAAGAGTAGCAGATCAACAAGCGCATCCCAGCAGTGTAGCACCGATTCTTCTGTTTTGCTCAGTAAGGCTGCTGTTACCAATGCGCCCAAAATAGGATCCTGTAAGACACCCAGGTTCAGCTATAGTGCACAGTTTTTAAAGTCTAAGAGACGGTCTGTACCGACTACTCTTGCACATGGTCAGACCTCTGGAGTAAAGTTGCAGAGTCACCAAGGCCTTCAAGCACCGAATTTCTGTCATCTTCAGAAGTCTGTCGCAGAGAAGACACCAAGCAGAAGCATTCTCAAGCGTCGGTCATATTTCTGGGGAGAAGTGAAGTCTCATACTGACAGTGGAGATTCAGTTCCCACAGACTCCAAGGATCAAGCATTGTACTCTGAAGCCAAGCAAGATGATGGCCTCCCAGCATCCAGATGGCAAGATGGGAAGGTGGAGGCATGTGACCAGCAGCATGTGGGGAAAAGTTCCAGCCATGTGACCTTTGCATCAGATGTAGAGTCAAAGAAAAACAGCTCAACTTTCAGGAAAACTCCACTAACCATCAGAGATCATAGAAATGCTGATCCAGTCAG ACATAAACCTAATGAGTGGATGGCATGCAAACATCATACCCACAGAATGAGACACATTAGCTGCTTCCTGTCCCAAAACCCCAAAGAGGAGACGAGGCTACGACTGCAACTTAAACCTTCCATGACAGTGAAACAGCTATCTGAGCAG GAGGATGCTCTAGTGGAAGAGGAGTTGAGAACAAATCTGCTGGAGAAGTTTGAATCACGGGATTCAGTAGACTTGTCTCTATACAATTTCAGCTCTTCGCCACTTATTGGTGCTTCTcatgaagacaaaacaaaagatgataatgatgagcTTAAAAAGGAAACTGATGTTATAGCAGAAATGGGAGAGATGGGAAAAGACAAGGAAGTTCATGTTGAAAAAGCTGTGCAGGAAATGAACTTAGAGGAGAATGACAGAGACAGTGATGAGAAATCGGAGTCTCCTGGAGTTGACAAGGGCAGAGAGGAAATGTCAGATAGCACAGACATCAACGACCTCAGTCGTCTGGACGTTGACTTTGACAAATGTCTGGCTGCTGTTGAAGAG GGCTTACTTTCTAGCACTGATGCAATAGAATGGCTGGATGCTGTGGCTGACTCCTTTTGTAATGTGAAGCACAGTGTCAAGTGGTATCAATGCAGAGTTGCTGCTCTGCGAATGTCTGGTGACACTGACAGGCTCTTGGCAACTTTTGAAGAGGCAATCATCAATGATGTCCAG ACTAGAGTGAAACTGGCATCATTAGTGACAGAAACCATGAAGAAGTTGTTGAGTTCTGGGAGGAGTCTGAAGAAAGGACGTTACTCAGTGGCAACACCTAATTGTTTAGGTGGCAGCACCAGCAAAAGGCGATCAACATTTCACCACGTTCCGCTGGAAGAAGTCCAGCAGGAAAATGTCTTTGAGTCAACCACTGTAAAGTACTCAGTGGTAGAAGTCACACCATTTAAAAAGAG GCGCCGATTGACAGAAGAAGGTGACCGCCTGGTATCTGTCATCACCCCTGTCCGTCGATCAGCTCGGCTGATTGCAGCACAAACCAAATCTGTCAGTGAAAAGCGACCACCAAGATATCAAAAGGTTTACTCAACCCTCAAAGACATTCCCAAGCAGGAGAAAGAATGTATGTTGTTCCAGCCAAACAAAGCATTAAACCCAATACTTAGTAGTGCAGACAACAGCTGCCTTGACCAGGACGAAGAGATAAAGTCCCAAGAAGGTTAA